A stretch of Prionailurus bengalensis isolate Pbe53 chromosome E4, Fcat_Pben_1.1_paternal_pri, whole genome shotgun sequence DNA encodes these proteins:
- the S100A5 gene encoding protein S100-A5, with amino-acid sequence MVILSSPFTLQSHTLMETPLEKALTTMVTTFHKYSGREGSKLTLSRKELKELIKKELCLGEKMKESSIDDLMKSLDKNRDQEIDFKEYSVFLTTLCMAYNDFFLEDSK; translated from the exons ATGGTgatcctctcctcccccttcaccCTCCAGAGCCACACACTGATGGAGACACCTCTTGAGAAGGCCCTGACCACTATGGTCACCACTTTCCACAAATATTCGGGGAGAGAAGGCAGCAAACTGACCCTGAGCAGGAAGGAACTCAAGGAGCTGATCAAGAAGGAGCTGTGTCTTGGAGAG AAGATGAAGGAGAGCAGCATTGATGACCTGATGAAGAGCTTGGACAAGAACCGTGACCAGGAGATCGACTTCAAGGAGTACTCAGTGTTCCTGACCACTCTGTGCATGGCCTACAATGACTTCTTCCTGGAGGACAGCAAGTGA